A single window of Sphingobacterium sp. ML3W DNA harbors:
- a CDS encoding serine hydrolase domain-containing protein translates to MKFKHILTILFLMVLHITLIAQSAHNRLDSLFNNINQDGELSGAVLVMDSSRVVYERYFGYEDLKKTNRIQQSTKFELASVSKQFTAMAIMQLEHQGKLSFKDNIQKYFPNLKLKNVTIDHLLRHTSGISDFISWDKSWFDHAIINTNDDVLSLLENKLDSTDFEPGSRFLYSNTNYVLLALIVERVSNKAFSAYMQKFIFEPSGMKSTSVFSSRSPGADLQNYALGLGYDDHTGKYLYIDQLSSNSAKFNTYMDGVSGPYGISSTARDLLKWHKALNNGTVLPKEQFQQALRVGYLNDRKPNFADMLGYVGYGWLFTDTTDVNKMHYHTGNWPGYQSILVRDPKSDRFVAVLVNKWNYIGVLPLMTAIQAVLDNNEVPAIAPQYRGDKVSLTEYQVHELIGQYSYTDSPDLLYTITADKEGRIFAQYADQPAVEVIPKSELEFFYTGIDATLKFEKKENKVHKLALFQHGMELDFIKK, encoded by the coding sequence ATGAAATTTAAGCATATATTGACCATCTTGTTTTTGATGGTATTACATATTACGTTAATAGCTCAATCTGCACATAATCGATTGGATTCTTTGTTTAATAATATTAATCAAGACGGTGAACTAAGTGGGGCAGTTCTCGTAATGGATAGCAGTAGAGTGGTATACGAAAGGTATTTCGGATATGAAGACCTCAAAAAAACGAATAGAATTCAACAGTCTACTAAGTTTGAATTAGCTTCCGTGAGTAAGCAATTTACTGCAATGGCTATTATGCAACTGGAGCATCAGGGGAAATTGTCTTTTAAAGATAATATTCAGAAATATTTTCCAAATTTGAAACTTAAAAATGTCACGATAGACCATTTGTTAAGACATACATCTGGTATCTCTGACTTCATCAGTTGGGACAAAAGTTGGTTTGATCATGCTATAATCAATACTAATGATGATGTATTATCACTGCTAGAAAATAAATTGGATAGTACAGATTTTGAACCGGGGAGTCGTTTTTTGTATTCAAATACTAATTATGTACTCCTTGCTTTAATTGTAGAACGAGTTTCTAATAAGGCCTTTAGTGCATATATGCAAAAGTTTATATTTGAACCTTCAGGGATGAAAAGTACTTCTGTATTTTCTTCTAGATCACCAGGTGCGGATTTACAAAATTATGCGTTGGGTTTAGGTTATGATGATCACACGGGTAAATATCTTTACATTGATCAGTTATCGTCTAATTCTGCTAAGTTTAATACTTATATGGACGGTGTATCAGGTCCATATGGAATCAGTAGTACTGCCCGGGATCTATTAAAATGGCACAAAGCGCTAAATAATGGAACAGTTTTGCCAAAGGAACAATTTCAACAAGCCCTTCGTGTCGGTTATCTCAATGATCGTAAGCCCAATTTCGCAGATATGCTGGGGTATGTTGGATATGGTTGGTTGTTTACAGATACGACAGATGTTAATAAAATGCACTATCATACTGGCAATTGGCCTGGCTACCAGTCTATCCTTGTGCGTGATCCAAAATCCGATCGGTTTGTAGCTGTTTTGGTCAACAAATGGAACTACATAGGTGTACTTCCTTTAATGACTGCAATCCAAGCTGTTTTAGATAATAACGAAGTACCTGCTATAGCTCCACAATACAGAGGGGATAAAGTATCATTGACGGAATATCAAGTGCATGAACTTATTGGTCAATATAGCTATACCGATTCCCCAGACCTTTTATATACCATAACAGCAGATAAAGAAGGTCGAATATTTGCTCAATATGCAGACCAACCAGCCGTTGAGGTAATACCAAAAAGTGAACTCGAGTTCTTCTATACCGGAATCGATGCAACATTGAAGTTTGAAAAAAAAGAAAATAAAGTTCACAAATTGGCCCTTTTTCAACACGGAATGGAACTGGATTTTATTAAGAAGTGA
- a CDS encoding LLM class flavin-dependent oxidoreductase, with the protein MKTKLSVLDLMMIGEDRQFLDTIEGAKMLAQAVEKFGYSRYWVAEHHDIPGIASSSTTLLMQYLAHATDTLRIGAGGIMLPNHPPLIVAEQFATLDTMFPNRIDLGVGRAPGAAGPAVRAIRGDASPRDFKNDIEEITDYLADNGRQMTRGIPEPHPLVPYILGSSPNSAELAAKLGLPYAFASHFAPRFLVQAIEIYREAFRPSEMLQEPYVIAGANIIAADTTEEAFYIASSHQKWVNQLHSGKTGLLPKPEHKYLSSITVSEKAVLEGVMACSAIGDKTQIKNWLEKFLELTKVDEIMIDARIYDPVARCKSYGIAAKAVQEL; encoded by the coding sequence ATGAAAACGAAACTTTCGGTTCTTGACCTCATGATGATTGGGGAAGACCGACAATTTTTAGACACGATTGAAGGTGCAAAAATGCTGGCGCAAGCTGTAGAGAAATTTGGCTATTCACGTTATTGGGTAGCTGAACATCATGATATACCCGGTATAGCATCATCTTCGACCACACTCCTTATGCAGTACCTTGCTCATGCAACCGATACGCTACGCATAGGTGCTGGTGGTATCATGCTACCGAACCATCCACCATTAATCGTTGCCGAACAATTTGCAACATTGGACACCATGTTTCCCAATCGTATCGATTTGGGCGTTGGTAGAGCTCCGGGGGCAGCGGGACCTGCAGTTCGTGCTATCAGGGGTGATGCTTCTCCTCGAGATTTCAAAAATGACATCGAAGAGATTACGGATTATCTTGCTGATAATGGACGCCAAATGACCAGAGGAATTCCTGAACCACATCCCCTGGTCCCGTACATTTTGGGATCAAGCCCCAATAGTGCAGAATTGGCCGCAAAGCTGGGCTTGCCCTATGCTTTTGCTTCCCACTTTGCTCCACGTTTCTTGGTGCAAGCTATTGAGATATATCGTGAAGCATTTCGCCCTTCTGAAATGCTACAAGAGCCTTACGTTATTGCAGGTGCAAATATAATTGCAGCAGACACCACAGAGGAGGCTTTCTATATTGCCAGTTCACATCAAAAGTGGGTAAACCAATTACATTCCGGAAAAACGGGACTGCTTCCAAAGCCGGAACACAAATACCTGTCAAGCATAACGGTATCAGAAAAGGCCGTATTAGAGGGTGTGATGGCCTGTAGCGCCATCGGTGATAAAACGCAGATAAAAAACTGGCTGGAGAAATTCCTTGAACTTACAAAAGTCGATGAAATAATGATCGATGCAAGAATTTATGATCCCGTTGCCCGTTGTAAATCCTATGGCATTGCTGCAAAAGCCGTTCAGGAACTCTAA
- a CDS encoding TIM barrel protein, which translates to MTYPIHALDSFFYTSMGVYQFQSQCEMLAELGYDGITVAAWGGTPYTDLSLLPTVKSRYGLDVVALYAVLHEGRNDAIIRQIIDTVEGVTMIELAVQTSINGMPAILRFIESILPIVERRGLKLVLYPHLLHVTQTTAQVVEICKYFNHPQLGVSFNGFHWYGSKEGKLRERLNNMKPWLMQVVLSGSSISPLGWGQIATMEPLDRGSLDNFVILSELHRIGYTGSIGVLGWDYAGDVYTKLQRSLTTFHAMEERINRLTSVDGFQLA; encoded by the coding sequence ATGACTTATCCTATCCATGCTTTAGATTCTTTCTTTTATACGTCGATGGGCGTGTATCAGTTTCAGTCGCAATGTGAAATGTTAGCTGAATTAGGCTATGATGGAATAACCGTTGCAGCTTGGGGCGGTACCCCTTACACAGATTTAAGCCTACTACCCACAGTAAAATCAAGGTATGGCCTAGACGTGGTTGCTTTATATGCAGTCTTACATGAGGGTCGTAACGATGCGATCATCCGACAGATAATCGATACCGTTGAAGGAGTAACAATGATCGAGCTGGCTGTTCAGACGTCAATCAACGGAATGCCTGCTATTTTACGTTTTATTGAAAGCATTTTGCCAATAGTTGAACGTCGTGGATTGAAACTGGTCTTGTACCCTCATCTGCTTCACGTAACCCAAACCACAGCGCAAGTAGTTGAAATATGTAAGTATTTTAACCATCCTCAATTAGGAGTCTCATTCAATGGATTTCATTGGTATGGCAGCAAAGAAGGAAAGCTTCGCGAACGATTGAATAATATGAAGCCTTGGTTAATGCAGGTTGTATTGTCAGGCAGTAGCATATCCCCCTTAGGTTGGGGCCAGATTGCAACGATGGAGCCGTTGGACAGAGGAAGTCTAGACAATTTCGTAATCCTGTCGGAACTTCATAGAATCGGCTACACAGGGAGCATTGGCGTGCTTGGTTGGGATTACGCTGGAGATGTGTACACAAAACTTCAACGTAGCCTAACGACTTTCCATGCCATGGAAGAAAGAATAAACAGATTAACAAGTGTAGATGGATTTCAGCTCGCTTGA
- a CDS encoding sugar phosphate isomerase/epimerase family protein, translated as MNNAKIRPIHHMDFIFQNSLGTYPLSTQCQMLSEVGYQGITVSAWSKELDKLPKVKPEWGLDVASIYLIYRLGLEQFVTNIFETVEGCSRIELALHSGKEVTDADRKMLTKLLPICERRGIEIALYPHLHYGMQTTSEAVALCEEFNHPQLGIVFNGYHWYATQEKALEERLDAVLPFLKQVNIAGTRLSPLGWGNVATIETLDEGEMDNFVLLGALERKGYQGGYGFLGWESMSGDVYGNLQRSLKTFRSMEQRLDKHPDWSIMTSQF; from the coding sequence ATGAACAATGCAAAAATACGTCCCATACATCATATGGACTTTATTTTTCAAAATAGCTTAGGTACGTATCCCTTATCCACGCAGTGTCAGATGCTTTCCGAAGTCGGATATCAGGGGATTACAGTTTCAGCTTGGAGTAAAGAGCTGGACAAATTGCCGAAAGTGAAACCGGAATGGGGATTGGATGTTGCTTCCATTTATCTAATCTACCGGCTAGGGCTTGAACAATTCGTTACCAATATTTTTGAAACAGTTGAAGGATGCAGTCGAATCGAACTGGCGTTGCATTCCGGAAAAGAAGTGACTGACGCGGACCGGAAAATGTTAACAAAGCTTCTCCCGATTTGTGAACGAAGAGGGATTGAGATCGCGTTATATCCTCATCTTCACTATGGAATGCAGACTACTTCTGAAGCCGTTGCTCTGTGTGAAGAGTTCAACCATCCACAGTTGGGCATCGTTTTTAATGGATATCATTGGTACGCCACTCAGGAAAAAGCCCTTGAAGAAAGACTGGATGCTGTTTTGCCCTTTTTAAAGCAGGTAAATATAGCCGGAACCCGATTATCACCATTAGGTTGGGGGAATGTTGCCACGATTGAAACCCTTGACGAAGGCGAAATGGACAATTTTGTGCTGCTAGGTGCACTTGAAAGGAAAGGCTATCAGGGAGGGTATGGATTTCTAGGCTGGGAAAGCATGAGCGGCGACGTTTATGGTAACCTACAACGATCATTGAAAACTTTTCGGTCAATGGAACAACGGTTGGATAAACATCCAGACTGGTCCATTATGACTTCTCAATTCTAA
- a CDS encoding Crp/Fnr family transcriptional regulator: MKTDTNQLYTESLYPYFESVLALTDEEKQSAAELFNPRLYKKKQYVLQEGAICIQFNFVVSGCLRMYKLDEKGNIHITQFIAENRWLTDFESYHGKKPSEFNIDALEDTIVLQITNDNLQLLYKRHPKFKQIFMSLIESCYVSLQKRLVQNMSSNAEQNYLSFLQAYSHIADRLPQTQIASFLGISPEFLSRLKNKNSE, translated from the coding sequence ATGAAAACAGATACCAATCAACTTTATACGGAGTCTTTATATCCGTACTTCGAGAGCGTGTTGGCTCTTACAGATGAGGAAAAACAATCTGCTGCCGAACTGTTTAACCCACGCCTATACAAAAAGAAGCAGTATGTTTTACAAGAAGGTGCGATTTGTATACAATTTAATTTTGTGGTAAGCGGCTGCCTTCGTATGTATAAACTGGATGAGAAAGGAAATATTCACATTACCCAGTTTATAGCAGAAAACCGATGGCTTACCGACTTTGAAAGTTATCACGGCAAAAAGCCTTCGGAATTCAATATTGACGCACTGGAAGATACCATCGTATTGCAAATCACTAACGATAATTTACAATTACTGTACAAAAGACATCCCAAGTTCAAACAAATATTTATGTCTCTGATAGAGAGCTGTTATGTTTCTCTTCAAAAGAGATTGGTACAAAATATGAGCAGCAATGCTGAACAAAATTATCTTTCTTTTTTACAAGCTTATTCCCATATAGCTGATCGGTTACCACAAACCCAAATCGCCTCATTTTTAGGAATCTCTCCTGAGTTCTTAAGTCGCTTGAAAAATAAAAATTCAGAATAA
- a CDS encoding integrase core domain-containing protein yields the protein MREYLTMVGVLHEFTHVATAEENAYIEAYHGTLKHDVFTKYEYHTFGQIEQILKKYVVFYNERRIHGLLGRITPIQKWNQDKHLVLNKKKAA from the coding sequence GTGCGAGAATATTTAACCATGGTAGGTGTTTTACATGAGTTTACCCATGTGGCAACTGCAGAAGAGAATGCGTATATAGAAGCATATCATGGTACGTTAAAACATGATGTTTTTACTAAATATGAATATCATACTTTTGGTCAAATAGAGCAAATTTTAAAGAAATATGTCGTCTTTTATAATGAAAGAAGAATACATGGTCTACTGGGTAGAATAACTCCGATACAAAAATGGAATCAGGATAAACACCTCGTATTAAACAAAAAAAAGGCCGCTTAA
- a CDS encoding aldehyde dehydrogenase family protein — METTTQDISFVKKIQTVFDAQKQYQHIIKQTSVEDRVAKLKKFREVVLKYKVEAAKALYADFQRPYAETYALEVSTLLNHIDYTVNNLADWLKKEPVEPAYPAVIPFTAEIIHEPKGVVFIVGPWNVPFFLTLYPLISSIAAGNTSIIKPSELTPHHSALLKKMIAECFDEQEVTVIEGGVTETTELLKLPFNHIYFTGSPKVAKVVMRAAAENLASVTLELGGKAPAIIHESADLDKTVFRIIKGKALNAGQICMDVDYVLIPESLKAEFIQKADVYLKNAYYAKGDFNYEDYDQIINEANYNRLKRLFDDAVATGANVEVGGVFEEKLRKIQPTVLTNVSTNAAIMKEEIFGPLLPILTYSTKEEAIKIIRQIDKPLGLYVFSNDSEFTDYIIRHTTSGGTTVNDVMLHAFDPAIPMGGVNNSGIGKGYGKYGFLELTNARAIVYQSPEVPNDEFFKPPYEGKAEIILEGLK, encoded by the coding sequence ATGGAAACAACAACACAGGACATTTCGTTTGTTAAAAAAATTCAAACAGTTTTCGATGCACAAAAACAATATCAGCATATTATAAAACAAACTTCGGTCGAAGATAGAGTTGCAAAACTTAAAAAATTCAGAGAAGTTGTTTTAAAATATAAAGTAGAGGCTGCTAAAGCACTTTATGCCGATTTTCAAAGACCTTATGCAGAAACGTATGCATTGGAAGTAAGCACACTTTTAAACCACATTGATTATACTGTTAACAATTTGGCAGATTGGCTAAAAAAAGAACCGGTAGAGCCAGCTTATCCGGCTGTGATACCTTTCACTGCGGAAATCATTCATGAGCCGAAAGGTGTAGTATTTATAGTTGGACCTTGGAATGTACCATTTTTCCTCACACTTTATCCTTTGATTTCATCAATTGCAGCAGGAAATACTTCTATAATCAAACCTTCTGAACTAACACCTCATCACAGTGCACTGCTAAAAAAAATGATTGCTGAATGTTTTGATGAACAAGAAGTAACAGTTATAGAAGGAGGTGTTACGGAAACTACAGAATTACTGAAACTACCTTTTAATCATATTTACTTTACAGGAAGTCCAAAGGTTGCCAAAGTGGTCATGAGAGCTGCAGCAGAAAATCTTGCTTCCGTAACGCTTGAATTGGGAGGAAAAGCACCAGCCATTATCCACGAATCTGCTGATTTGGATAAAACTGTTTTCCGTATTATTAAGGGAAAAGCACTTAATGCAGGTCAGATTTGTATGGATGTCGATTATGTATTGATTCCTGAAAGCCTTAAAGCTGAGTTCATTCAAAAAGCCGATGTTTATCTTAAAAATGCATATTATGCTAAAGGCGATTTCAACTATGAAGACTATGATCAAATCATTAATGAAGCTAATTATAACAGGTTAAAACGATTGTTTGACGATGCTGTGGCAACTGGTGCAAATGTGGAAGTTGGTGGTGTTTTTGAAGAAAAACTGCGCAAGATACAACCAACGGTACTGACCAATGTCTCTACTAATGCAGCCATTATGAAAGAAGAAATTTTCGGACCGTTGTTGCCTATTCTTACCTATTCTACAAAAGAAGAAGCGATAAAAATTATCCGTCAGATAGACAAACCGCTTGGCCTATATGTATTCAGCAACGACAGTGAATTTACCGATTATATCATCCGTCATACGACTTCCGGAGGCACTACGGTTAACGACGTAATGCTTCATGCTTTCGACCCTGCAATACCAATGGGTGGTGTCAACAATAGTGGTATTGGTAAAGGATATGGCAAATATGGATTTTTGGAATTGACAAATGCCCGTGCAATAGTCTATCAATCACCTGAAGTTCCGAATGATGAATTTTTCAAACCTCCTTACGAAGGAAAGGCAGAAATAATTTTAGAGGGATTGAAATAG
- a CDS encoding tautomerase family protein, which translates to MPHVAIKMYPADSEEQKVKLAEEITKVIMSITGKPEAAVSIKIDEVSEDKWMDDVYNKEILPNIDDLYKKPGY; encoded by the coding sequence ATGCCACACGTAGCTATTAAAATGTATCCCGCTGATTCGGAAGAACAAAAGGTAAAACTTGCTGAAGAGATAACAAAAGTAATCATGAGTATTACAGGAAAACCTGAGGCTGCTGTATCGATAAAAATTGATGAAGTATCTGAGGATAAATGGATGGATGACGTGTACAACAAAGAGATCCTTCCGAATATAGATGATCTTTATAAGAAACCTGGATATTAA
- a CDS encoding helix-turn-helix domain-containing protein has translation MKNKIEAPLLNMEIPAILQSIGVEQQLPDLVVYDSVKYASEFIRKRAFRSTHFSLIFIVDGELDLKVNLVSYHLTSGNVIIIPPGAIREMDWENKNLHIVSLIFTPVFLRESGILGKYFDIANFVKEGLVPYRKIEPLDHVMLVEVMGIINRLLERKALYNSDLEIIRNLCKTILLKVQQYFDDMEIDKDISSTIIYRFLKLLAEHYVAHREVTFYSSELHIHEKYLSQLLKKKTGKTARQFIIEMVVLESKVLLDERSLSIKQISEMMNFENPFHFSRFFKQYVGIPPQAYRKSQKTK, from the coding sequence ATGAAAAACAAAATAGAGGCACCACTGCTGAATATGGAGATTCCTGCCATCCTTCAAAGTATTGGAGTGGAGCAGCAGCTACCCGATCTAGTGGTCTATGATTCCGTCAAATATGCATCAGAATTTATTCGGAAAAGGGCTTTTCGTTCGACGCATTTTTCATTGATCTTTATCGTTGATGGCGAGCTTGACTTAAAGGTCAACTTAGTGTCGTATCATCTCACAAGTGGCAATGTAATCATTATTCCTCCGGGTGCTATACGGGAAATGGATTGGGAAAATAAAAATTTGCATATTGTATCACTGATCTTTACACCAGTATTTCTACGAGAGTCCGGCATTCTTGGTAAATATTTTGATATCGCAAACTTTGTAAAGGAAGGTTTGGTACCGTACCGCAAAATAGAACCCCTAGATCATGTCATGCTAGTCGAAGTTATGGGCATCATCAATCGACTATTGGAAAGAAAAGCACTTTATAATAGTGATCTGGAGATTATCAGAAATTTATGTAAGACTATTTTACTTAAAGTACAGCAGTATTTTGATGATATGGAAATCGACAAGGATATTTCTTCAACGATCATCTATCGGTTTTTAAAACTGTTAGCCGAACATTATGTTGCGCATAGGGAAGTCACTTTCTACTCCTCAGAGCTTCATATCCACGAAAAATATCTATCGCAATTACTCAAGAAAAAAACAGGAAAAACAGCACGGCAGTTCATTATCGAGATGGTTGTTTTAGAATCAAAAGTCTTACTCGATGAGCGATCTCTTTCTATAAAACAAATCTCCGAAATGATGAATTTTGAAAATCCGTTTCATTTTAGCCGTTTCTTCAAGCAGTATGTTGGAATACCACCGCAAGCGTATCGCAAGAGTCAAAAAACGAAATAG
- a CDS encoding TolC family protein, whose translation MSNLFELAMERNRDIKLSTAYLSRATSVVQDKKNNRLPVVGLSASAGYLTDVGVLGLGTMPTGYYDMPHFSNSFSLQASLLLYSGGRLSTDIDIAQLERNMATLQIEKNKQSVKLILAGYYLDLYQLYQQKKVYENNIAISKELLEKIDTRYQSGVALKSDKIRNELLVSTFELALSRLWERIQIVNNNMLATLSLPDNTVIVPDTDIEIPDKIVQLLSSSKLEHLQGNSLKNNIEARESEIKNVIADEKLKLARSSNRPEVSLFLSGAVTRPYTFDIPAKDIYANTNAIGVKVNIPISNLYLSKKKIEIATTDIEISHISKKQTEETVRRDLKNNYIKCREAYRQLSTLYKQQELADENYRRITDNYMEQLALNTEVMDASNQKLDASLRVTQAKVEIIFSYYKLLKTLGEL comes from the coding sequence ATGTCCAATTTGTTTGAATTGGCTATGGAGAGGAACAGGGATATAAAATTGAGTACGGCATACCTTTCTCGAGCAACGTCAGTTGTGCAGGATAAAAAAAATAACAGACTCCCTGTTGTTGGTTTATCCGCTTCAGCGGGCTATCTCACCGATGTCGGTGTATTGGGATTGGGTACTATGCCTACAGGATATTATGACATGCCCCACTTTTCCAATTCGTTTTCATTACAGGCAAGTCTACTGTTATATTCAGGAGGACGGTTAAGTACAGACATTGATATAGCCCAGTTGGAACGCAATATGGCTACACTCCAGATCGAGAAAAATAAACAATCTGTAAAACTGATCCTTGCAGGTTATTACCTCGATTTGTACCAACTGTACCAGCAGAAAAAGGTGTATGAAAACAATATAGCAATAAGCAAAGAATTATTAGAAAAGATAGATACCCGCTACCAGAGTGGAGTTGCTTTGAAAAGTGATAAAATAAGAAATGAATTGCTGGTGTCAACTTTTGAATTGGCACTATCCAGGTTATGGGAACGTATACAGATTGTTAATAATAATATGCTCGCAACATTATCGCTGCCGGATAATACGGTTATCGTTCCAGACACCGATATTGAAATCCCAGACAAGATCGTGCAGCTGTTATCATCGTCGAAGTTAGAACATCTGCAGGGCAATAGCCTTAAAAATAATATAGAGGCCAGAGAATCAGAAATAAAGAATGTTATTGCAGATGAGAAGTTAAAGTTAGCACGCTCATCCAATCGTCCCGAAGTATCATTATTCCTTTCGGGTGCAGTCACCAGACCCTATACTTTTGATATTCCGGCAAAGGATATATATGCCAATACAAATGCCATTGGTGTGAAGGTGAATATTCCTATTTCTAATCTATATCTGTCAAAAAAGAAAATAGAGATCGCTACCACGGACATTGAAATTAGTCATATATCAAAGAAACAGACAGAAGAGACCGTCAGAAGAGACTTAAAGAATAATTATATCAAATGCAGGGAAGCTTATAGGCAGTTGAGTACGCTGTATAAACAGCAAGAACTAGCCGATGAGAATTACAGGAGAATCACGGACAATTACATGGAACAGCTAGCACTAAATACAGAGGTTATGGATGCCAGTAATCAAAAACTGGACGCTAGTCTACGTGTGACTCAGGCAAAAGTGGAGATTATATTCAGTTATTATAAATTGTTAAAAACACTCGGAGAACTTTAA
- a CDS encoding HlyD family secretion protein yields MANIFISIAAVLTILFIGYYFIRFDKNRHTDDAQVQQLLTPVNARVSGYIKSVHFKDFDWVNKGDTLVIIDNTDYLVQKELAEAALMDARAGKKITVSNISTVENGINISEARVYEVKAKLWNAQKNYQRYKSLLKKESVTQQQFDQVKSDYEVLEAQLETLERSTTGNHLNAQEASSKIDVNLAAIKRAEVQFKMAELNLNYTIITAPCNGYVGRKTITAGQLVQAGQQLSNVIDNDNKWITANFKEKQLATIKIGDLVNIKIDGLPDVILLGHVQAFASATGSVYSMVPVDNATGNFVKIQQRIPTRIEFDKSTDPAILAQLKAGMNVVVEIQKGDR; encoded by the coding sequence ATGGCAAATATATTCATCAGTATTGCTGCTGTGTTGACAATCTTATTTATTGGTTACTACTTTATACGTTTTGATAAAAATCGGCACACCGATGACGCACAGGTGCAACAACTTCTGACCCCTGTCAATGCAAGGGTAAGCGGGTATATCAAAAGTGTGCATTTTAAAGATTTCGACTGGGTGAATAAGGGAGATACGCTTGTCATTATAGATAATACGGACTACCTGGTACAAAAAGAGCTAGCTGAGGCTGCGCTGATGGATGCACGAGCTGGAAAAAAAATAACAGTATCAAACATCAGTACAGTGGAAAATGGTATTAATATTTCAGAAGCTCGTGTATACGAAGTGAAAGCTAAACTATGGAATGCCCAGAAAAATTATCAACGCTATAAAAGCTTACTAAAGAAAGAATCCGTTACCCAGCAGCAGTTTGATCAGGTGAAGAGTGATTATGAGGTATTGGAAGCACAGCTAGAAACGCTGGAAAGAAGTACGACCGGAAACCATCTTAATGCTCAGGAAGCATCTAGCAAGATTGATGTCAACTTAGCCGCTATAAAAAGGGCAGAGGTTCAGTTTAAGATGGCTGAGCTAAATTTAAATTATACAATCATTACCGCGCCATGTAATGGGTATGTTGGAAGAAAAACCATTACTGCTGGGCAACTTGTGCAAGCAGGACAGCAATTGTCCAATGTAATTGACAATGACAATAAATGGATTACGGCCAACTTTAAAGAAAAACAATTAGCTACTATTAAGATTGGAGATCTTGTGAACATCAAAATAGATGGTCTTCCGGATGTCATTTTGTTGGGGCATGTGCAGGCATTTGCTTCAGCAACTGGGTCGGTATATTCCATGGTTCCTGTAGATAATGCTACTGGTAATTTTGTTAAGATCCAACAACGGATCCCCACTCGGATAGAGTTTGATAAAAGCACTGATCCGGCTATTCTAGCTCAGCTCAAAGCAGGTATGAATGTCGTTGTAGAAATACAGAAAGGAGATCGGTAA
- a CDS encoding Crp/Fnr family transcriptional regulator — protein MEQPTYKEQTFDILIDYFKQFFQLDTAEQAEIKRLFTSRVIKRKGYLLQEGEVCQYYYFVVSGCFKMFAIDSNFREHNLQFGAEGDWVADFQSFYDQSPSKLYIEATEPSVVLQIKHDDLLYLYINYHKFDRNFRIITERKLIEYQNRILQNISSTADDRYDAFLKKYPHLINRLPNTQIASYLGITSEFLSKIRKKRANR, from the coding sequence TTGGAACAACCAACATATAAAGAACAGACATTTGACATACTGATTGATTATTTCAAGCAATTTTTTCAACTTGACACCGCAGAGCAAGCTGAAATTAAAAGACTTTTTACTTCAAGAGTAATCAAGCGTAAGGGGTATTTACTTCAAGAAGGGGAGGTCTGTCAATATTATTATTTCGTTGTGTCTGGGTGTTTCAAGATGTTTGCCATTGACTCCAATTTTCGGGAACATAATCTCCAGTTTGGGGCTGAGGGTGATTGGGTCGCTGATTTTCAGAGTTTCTACGACCAGTCTCCCAGTAAATTATATATTGAAGCGACTGAGCCTTCGGTTGTCCTCCAGATAAAGCACGACGACCTGCTTTATTTATACATTAATTATCACAAATTCGACCGTAATTTTAGAATCATTACTGAGCGAAAATTAATAGAGTACCAGAATCGTATATTACAAAATATAAGCTCCACAGCTGATGATCGCTATGACGCTTTCCTAAAGAAATACCCACACTTGATCAATCGTTTGCCCAATACTCAGATTGCTTCTTATTTGGGCATCACTTCCGAATTTTTAAGTAAGATCCGCAAAAAAAGAGCAAATAGGTAA